One window from the genome of bacterium encodes:
- a CDS encoding cytochrome c3 family protein, with amino-acid sequence MSACLLLLLWAGVTAGAVESPHGPLAYTCAACHTTSDWTLRRDPAFRHDRDSSWPLAGAHAGVACAACHRDLRFRGTAASCQDCHLDIHQGSLGDGCTDCHRPARWFDQELLRRRHERSLFPLSGAHGALDCAQCHQGGSADRFATASPACAACHLGQYQAAAEPDHGAGGFPLTCGDCHGSAAWRPARFDHGWTAFPLSGAHRGTACAACHQGGQYAGTPQECQACHLGDYQAAQNPNHLTAGFPTDCAACHSTAGWQGASFDHDRRFFPIYSGEHRGQWTSCADCHINGADLAEFSCLGCHAHRRSAMDNEHEDVAGYLYDSPACLQCHPDGRESRVRPAPRLQIRREAGPRRPLR; translated from the coding sequence ATGAGCGCCTGTCTCCTGCTGCTCTTGTGGGCGGGCGTCACGGCGGGCGCCGTCGAGAGTCCCCATGGACCCTTGGCGTACACATGCGCGGCCTGCCACACCACCAGCGACTGGACCCTGCGCCGCGATCCGGCCTTCCGGCACGACCGCGACAGCTCCTGGCCCTTGGCCGGCGCCCACGCCGGGGTGGCCTGCGCCGCCTGCCACCGGGACCTGCGCTTCCGTGGCACGGCCGCGTCCTGCCAGGACTGCCATCTGGACATCCACCAGGGCAGCCTGGGCGACGGCTGCACGGACTGCCACCGTCCGGCCCGCTGGTTCGACCAGGAACTGCTGCGGCGCCGCCACGAACGCAGCCTCTTCCCGCTGAGCGGGGCGCATGGGGCGCTCGACTGCGCCCAGTGCCACCAGGGAGGCAGCGCCGATCGTTTCGCCACCGCCTCCCCCGCCTGCGCCGCCTGTCACCTGGGGCAGTACCAGGCTGCGGCCGAGCCGGATCATGGGGCGGGCGGCTTTCCCCTGACCTGCGGTGACTGCCACGGCAGCGCCGCCTGGCGGCCGGCGCGCTTTGATCACGGCTGGACGGCCTTTCCCCTGAGCGGCGCCCACCGCGGCACGGCCTGCGCCGCCTGCCACCAGGGCGGGCAATACGCCGGCACGCCGCAGGAATGCCAGGCCTGCCATCTGGGGGACTACCAGGCCGCGCAGAATCCCAACCACCTGACGGCGGGCTTCCCCACCGATTGCGCCGCCTGCCACAGCACGGCGGGCTGGCAGGGCGCCAGCTTCGACCACGACCGCCGCTTCTTCCCCATCTACTCCGGCGAGCACCGCGGCCAATGGACCTCTTGCGCCGATTGCCACATCAATGGCGCCGACCTGGCGGAGTTCTCCTGCCTGGGCTGTCATGCCCACCGGCGCTCAGCCATGGACAACGAGCACGAGGACGTGGCCGGCTACCTCTACGACAGTCCCGCCTGCCTGCAATGCCATCCGGACGGGCGGGAGAGCAGAGTCCGGCCCGCGCCCCGACTGCAAATCCGGCGGGAGGCCGGACCGCGGAGGCCCCTGCGCTGA
- a CDS encoding S49 family peptidase produces the protein MKPGRISLVLPLCLISTHLLAAPLSPLRTRGDLGAWSVGSVAAGRGPAAGYWNPALWGYYDNTAEMEFIFSGEGDDHPQQSELAFFTNLGGLGFGLVHEEDPTGRHSMNQYRLGVGFGDKGNYTGLAYGWSNGTWDAAQEPDQFIVSSLNHLHRYASLGMTGTIALGRTYQLPRYLYEAGLALRPFWDRATLSLDGAWRFDRDAYVKKTDQYWLGVELEPVDYLRLSARQAVNLGGHAGFEPGWTVQAGVQLRGLGFSTILPQADNDNLDPGRRYSIHVSDRTFNQGLPLGHKKHLFARIELAGMAGEYPWLVSGQKFQLSKFLRQMKDAEANPRLKGLFINIKPDFQADLALLREIRTRIEDYKRRTGGEVAVFSHMYSLSTLYVASVADRRALLPVGGAQLDNLGRERLYLADVLEEAGIDFVRFNVGAWKGAGEDLDRASMSPEVRENVGRCFNDIYQHMTSGIQQGYGFSDAQMERVLERWFFSKDDMLELGLVDTLLYDDQVEDWVCRRESSDDDDGKKDSHGITISLGFDAAKLKKLKEDRVVSLASLQEKPAKRRWGVQPEVAVIYAAGPIMSGRSLGPFLIGDETLVKQFKAAREDDNVKAVVFHIDSPGGSGYASDLIWREMERLKKKKPLIVVQGFVAASGGYYLSMAADTILSTPLTITGSLGVAAGLFIDKGLMENSRLRQDGVWAGKKESFGGAMVMAPLNVDAGSAQFRLPALPVFGRELTEGQSLEVQAMVRDFYNDFVQKVADDRGKSWEEIDAIAEGRIWSGREAQRLGLVDGQGGLQDGIDLAIERAGLRKDDVKLREIHPELNLADLLNLLRLLGQGGGLTAAQESLVAEQMGLARDARYQILGSGRPEMLVDEDLLAFPQR, from the coding sequence ATGAAGCCTGGACGGATCTCCCTTGTTCTGCCCCTCTGCCTGATATCCACCCACCTGCTGGCCGCGCCCCTCTCCCCGCTCCGCACCCGCGGCGATCTGGGCGCCTGGAGCGTGGGCTCGGTCGCCGCCGGCCGTGGTCCGGCCGCCGGTTATTGGAATCCGGCCCTGTGGGGGTACTACGACAACACGGCGGAGATGGAATTCATCTTCTCGGGGGAGGGGGACGACCATCCCCAGCAGAGCGAGTTGGCCTTCTTCACCAATCTGGGGGGACTGGGCTTCGGCCTCGTCCACGAGGAGGATCCCACCGGCCGGCACTCCATGAACCAGTACCGCCTGGGCGTGGGATTCGGCGACAAGGGCAACTACACGGGTCTGGCCTATGGCTGGAGCAACGGCACCTGGGATGCCGCCCAGGAACCGGACCAGTTCATCGTCTCCAGCCTCAACCACCTCCATCGCTATGCCAGCCTGGGCATGACCGGCACCATCGCCCTGGGGCGCACCTATCAGTTGCCCCGCTACCTCTACGAGGCGGGCTTGGCCCTGCGGCCCTTCTGGGACCGCGCCACCCTCTCCCTGGACGGCGCCTGGCGCTTCGACAGGGACGCCTACGTGAAGAAGACGGACCAGTACTGGCTGGGCGTGGAGCTGGAGCCGGTGGATTACCTGCGCCTCAGCGCCCGCCAGGCGGTCAACCTGGGCGGCCATGCCGGCTTCGAGCCGGGCTGGACGGTGCAGGCGGGCGTGCAGCTGCGCGGCCTGGGCTTCAGCACCATCCTGCCCCAGGCCGACAACGACAACCTGGATCCGGGCCGGCGCTACTCCATCCACGTAAGCGACCGCACCTTCAACCAGGGCCTGCCCCTGGGCCACAAGAAGCACCTCTTCGCCCGCATCGAGCTGGCCGGCATGGCCGGCGAGTATCCCTGGCTGGTCTCGGGCCAGAAGTTCCAGTTGTCCAAGTTCCTGCGCCAGATGAAGGACGCCGAGGCCAACCCCCGCCTGAAGGGCCTGTTCATCAACATCAAGCCGGACTTCCAGGCGGACCTGGCCCTGCTGCGGGAGATCCGCACGCGCATCGAGGACTACAAGCGCCGGACGGGCGGCGAGGTGGCTGTCTTCAGCCACATGTACAGCCTGTCCACGCTTTACGTAGCCTCCGTGGCCGACCGCCGCGCCCTGCTGCCTGTGGGCGGCGCCCAGCTGGACAACTTGGGGCGGGAGCGCCTCTACCTGGCCGACGTCCTGGAGGAGGCGGGGATCGATTTCGTCCGCTTCAACGTGGGGGCCTGGAAGGGCGCGGGCGAAGACCTGGACCGCGCCTCCATGTCCCCCGAGGTGCGGGAGAACGTGGGCCGCTGCTTCAACGACATCTACCAGCACATGACAAGCGGGATCCAGCAGGGTTATGGCTTCAGCGACGCCCAGATGGAGCGCGTGCTGGAGCGCTGGTTCTTCTCCAAGGACGACATGTTGGAACTGGGGCTGGTGGACACCCTGCTCTACGACGATCAAGTGGAGGACTGGGTCTGTCGCCGCGAATCGAGCGACGATGACGACGGGAAGAAGGACAGCCACGGCATCACCATCTCCCTGGGCTTCGATGCGGCCAAGCTGAAGAAGCTGAAGGAGGACCGGGTCGTCTCTCTGGCCTCCCTGCAGGAGAAGCCGGCGAAGCGGCGCTGGGGCGTGCAGCCCGAGGTGGCCGTCATCTACGCCGCCGGCCCCATCATGTCGGGCCGCAGCCTGGGTCCCTTCCTCATCGGCGACGAGACCCTGGTCAAGCAGTTCAAGGCGGCCCGCGAGGACGACAACGTCAAGGCCGTCGTCTTCCACATCGACAGCCCCGGCGGCAGCGGCTACGCCTCCGACCTGATCTGGCGCGAGATGGAGCGCCTCAAGAAGAAGAAGCCCCTCATCGTGGTGCAGGGCTTCGTGGCGGCCTCGGGCGGCTACTACCTGTCCATGGCCGCGGACACCATCCTCTCCACGCCGCTCACCATCACCGGCTCCCTCGGCGTGGCGGCCGGCCTCTTCATCGACAAGGGCCTGATGGAGAACTCGCGCCTGCGCCAGGACGGCGTCTGGGCGGGCAAGAAGGAGAGCTTCGGCGGGGCCATGGTCATGGCGCCGCTCAACGTCGACGCCGGCAGCGCCCAGTTCCGCCTCCCCGCCTTGCCTGTGTTCGGCCGCGAGCTGACGGAGGGTCAGTCGCTGGAGGTGCAGGCCATGGTCCGCGATTTCTACAATGATTTCGTGCAGAAGGTGGCCGATGACCGCGGCAAGAGCTGGGAAGAGATCGACGCCATCGCCGAAGGCCGGATCTGGTCCGGCCGCGAGGCCCAGCGGCTGGGGCTGGTGGACGGCCAGGGCGGCCTGCAGGACGGCATCGACCTGGCCATCGAGCGCGCCGGCCTGCGCAAGGACGACGTCAAGTTGCGGGAGATCCACCCGGAACTGAATCTGGCCGACCTCCTCAACCTGCTGCGCCTGCTGGGGCAGGGCGGCGGCCTGACGGCGGCGCAGGAGAGCCTGGTGGCCGAGCAGATGGGCCTGGCCCGCGACGCCCGCTATCAGATCCTGGGTTCGGGGCGGCCCGAGATGCTGGTGGACGAGGACCTGCTCGCCTTCCCGCAGCGCTAG
- a CDS encoding oligosaccharide flippase family protein, producing GGLAAARLGIRVLGLLVGWVVARVLGPEGLGQLSMPNLVLVALPFLTMGFPDALVRELPLARGGPDGLAQRLRGGAWFMTLLLALGLAVLFLALQPWLGGWFADPLLLRLAILSGVCHAAFKVSYCDLNGSRRIRDLALLQFIQGALRGAVVLLLLFTLPESAQVYALHAGVSISLLAGIGWAARHGGVAAPRFDLPAMRLLWRSGPPLALASLALLLLVAGDRLVMSRLLPLPVLGLYEQGVLLRDALLLLPAVLLTVLIPDYTARQGDPARRPGLLADVARQSGLVAVGAPVLLGLGLLQLPWLISLLLPRFLPGVPLFQLAALGVCPLFLSYILVSLLMSEGRAARVGLLAAACLALMLGLDLLPPPAWLEPWLAGAAKGAPAAGLDRALWGALVAFAGFWSYSLVVLLGSARRLDLPLRRVLGWLAPSLALGAVGLLGLGEGWLQEWNPWVNLAALAAAALLLGAYETRSGQLSKVWRARRAPKR from the coding sequence GGGGGGACTGGCGGCCGCGCGGCTGGGCATCCGGGTCCTTGGCCTGCTGGTGGGCTGGGTGGTGGCACGCGTGCTGGGGCCGGAAGGCCTGGGACAGCTGAGCATGCCCAACCTCGTGCTGGTGGCCCTGCCCTTCCTCACGATGGGCTTCCCCGACGCCTTGGTGCGCGAGCTGCCCCTGGCCCGCGGCGGCCCGGACGGCCTGGCCCAGCGCCTGCGGGGCGGCGCCTGGTTCATGACCCTGCTCCTCGCCCTGGGATTGGCGGTCCTGTTTCTTGCCTTGCAGCCCTGGCTGGGCGGCTGGTTCGCCGATCCCCTCCTGCTGCGGCTGGCCATCCTCTCCGGCGTCTGCCACGCCGCTTTCAAGGTCAGCTACTGCGATCTCAACGGCAGCCGGCGCATCCGCGACCTGGCCCTGCTGCAATTCATCCAGGGGGCGCTGCGCGGCGCGGTCGTCCTCCTGCTTCTCTTCACCCTGCCCGAGTCGGCCCAGGTCTACGCCCTGCATGCCGGCGTCTCCATTTCCCTGCTTGCCGGCATCGGCTGGGCCGCCCGGCACGGCGGTGTGGCGGCGCCGCGCTTCGATCTCCCGGCCATGCGGCTGCTCTGGCGCTCCGGCCCCCCCCTGGCCCTCGCCTCCCTCGCCCTGCTGCTCCTCGTGGCGGGGGACCGCCTGGTGATGAGCCGCCTGCTGCCCCTGCCGGTCCTGGGGCTCTACGAGCAGGGCGTGCTCTTGCGCGACGCGCTGCTGCTCCTGCCCGCCGTGCTGCTCACTGTGCTCATCCCGGACTACACGGCGCGCCAGGGGGATCCCGCCCGGCGGCCGGGTCTGCTGGCCGATGTGGCCCGCCAGAGCGGTTTGGTGGCGGTGGGGGCGCCCGTCCTGCTCGGCCTTGGCCTATTGCAACTGCCCTGGCTGATCAGCCTGCTCCTGCCCCGATTCCTCCCGGGCGTGCCCCTCTTCCAATTGGCCGCCCTGGGGGTCTGCCCCCTCTTTCTCTCCTACATTCTGGTCAGCTTGCTCATGAGCGAGGGCCGTGCCGCGCGGGTGGGCCTCCTCGCCGCCGCCTGCCTCGCCCTCATGCTGGGCCTGGACCTGCTGCCGCCCCCCGCCTGGCTGGAGCCTTGGCTGGCCGGAGCGGCGAAGGGTGCCCCCGCCGCGGGCCTGGACCGCGCGCTGTGGGGGGCCCTGGTCGCCTTCGCCGGCTTCTGGAGCTACAGCCTGGTCGTGCTGCTGGGATCGGCGCGCCGCCTGGACTTGCCTCTGCGCCGCGTCCTGGGCTGGTTGGCGCCCTCCCTGGCCCTGGGCGCCGTCGGCCTCCTGGGCCTGGGAGAGGGCTGGCTGCAGGAATGGAACCCGTGGGTCAACCTGGCGGCCCTGGCGGCCGCCGCCCTGTTGCTGGGCGCCTATGAGACGCGCAGTGGCCAATTGTCCAAGGTGTGGCGGGCCCGCCGCGCCCCCAAGCGATGA